In one Siniperca chuatsi isolate FFG_IHB_CAS linkage group LG14, ASM2008510v1, whole genome shotgun sequence genomic region, the following are encoded:
- the si:ch211-283g2.1 gene encoding sodium- and chloride-dependent GABA transporter ine, with the protein MSAAAGDISLRVTYSPANLSMESEPRRATVVTQGANMEQQFNRPTWSRQIEFTLAGIGCAVGLGNVWRFPYLCFRSGGGAFLVPYLFMLVVLGIPLLYMELTVGQYTRRGPVHALANVCPLLKGVGMASVAISFIMCTYYNVVITWALYYLFSSFQAPLPWQNCNNTWNTPNCTNHATNSSYSSTASHEFFKYKMLEQTSGVEEAGVIRWELFLILLLAWILIYLCIFKGVKSTGKVVYFTALFPYVILISLLINNTQLPGALDGITFFIVPEWDKLLSVEVWVNAAAQIFNSIGIGFGSLLAMSSYNSFNNNVLKDTLTISIINSLTSILAGFVIFSAFGYMSHLQGIPVSDLAVDGPGLVYIVYPQAFANMPAAQFWAVMFFFMLLCLGLDSEFAMVEVLVTSLMDEFCQQLIKFFKWKELFVLAVCGAACLLGIPCVTQVGIYVFQLMDHYTAIVSIMFLAFFEVVAVCWCYGVTRLSDNLEEMTGKRANIFFRLCWLIVAPVLITVILIFSIIQFKPARYEDYVFPPWAQGVGWVIAMASIIWIPLGAVHTLWVLPGSFMQKLKLSITPYNLNEMSKMPYYERGGRDRYPAIVVISSNIHLPEKPPTQTNF; encoded by the exons atgtctgctgctgctggagacaTCAGTTTGAG AGTCACTTACAGTCCAGCCAACCTTTCCATGGAGTCTGAGCCCAGACGAGCGACAGTGGTGACACAGGGAGCAAACATGGAGCAGCAGTTCAACAGACCAACATGGAGCAGGCAGATAGAGTTCACCCTGGCTGGCATCGGCTGTGCTGTGGGTCTGGGCAACGTTTGGAGGTTCCCTTATCTCTGCTTCAGGAGTGGAGGAG GTGCCTTTCTGGTGCCATACCTGTTTATGCTAGTGGTGTTGGGGATCCCTCTGCTCTACATGGAACTGACTGTGGGCCAGTATACGAGGAGAGGGCCTGTCCATGCTCTGGCTAATGTCTGTCCACTGTTAAAAG GAGTGGGTATGGCATCAGTGGCTATCTCTTTCATCATGTGCACCTACTACAATGTCGTCATCACATGGGCCCTTTATTATCTCTTCAGCTCCTTCCAGGCACCGCTACCCTGGCAAAACTGCAACAACACCTGGAACACACCAAACTGTACCAACCATGCCACCAACAGCAGCTACTCCTCCACAGCTAGCCATGAGTTCTTCAA ATATAAGATGCTTGAGCAGACAAGTGGAGTAGAGGAAGCAGGAGTGATCCGATGGGAGCTTTTCCTTATTCTTCTTCTGGCTTGGATCCTCATTTACCTTTGCATCTTTAAGGGGGTGAAATCAACAGGCAAG GTGGTGTACTTCACGGCTTTGTTCCCGTACGTTATCCTGATTTCCCTGCTGATCAATAATACGCAGCTCCCTGGAGCATTAGATGGAATAACCTTCTTCATCGTGCCGGAATGGGACAAGCTTCTCTCAGTGGAG GTGTGGGTGAATGCTGCAGCTCAGATCTTTAACTCCATTGGGATTGGTTTCGGCTCCCTCTTGGCCATGTCCAGCTACAACTCCTTCAACAACAATGTTCTGAA GGACACCCTGACTATATCTATCATCAACTCCCTTACCAGTATCCTGGCaggttttgttattttctctgcCTTTGGATACATGTCTCATCTGCAGGGCATTCCTGTCAGCGATCTGGCGGTGGATg GTCCAGGATTGGTTTATATTGTTTACCCACAAGCCTTTGCCAACATGCCAGCGGCTCAGTTCTGGGCTGTGATGTTCTTCTTCATGCTGCTTTGCCTTGGACTCGACAGTGAG tttgCAATGGTTGAAGTGCTGGTGACCAGTCTCATGGATGAATTCTGTCAACAGCTGATAAAATTTTTCAAGTGGAAGGAGCTGTTTGTTCTTGCTGTTTGTGGCGCAGCTTGTCTTCTAGGAATTCCTTGTGTCACGCAG GTGGGAATCTATGTTTTCCAGTTGATGGACCATTACACTGCCATAGTGTCCATCATGTTTCTTGCATTCTTTGAGGTTGTAGCTGTCTGTTGGTGCTATG GAGTGACTCGACTTTCAGACAACCTAGAAGAGATGACTGGAAAAAGAGCAAACATCTTCTTCAGACTGTGTTGGCTAATAGTTGCTCCTGTGCTGATCACT GTTATCCTGATTTTCTCCATCATCCAGTTCAAGCCAGCCCGCTATGAAGACTATGTCTTCCCTCCCTGGGCTCAGGGGGTTGGCTGGGTCATTGCCATGGCCTCCATCATCTGGATTCCTTTGGGTGCCGTCCACACATTGTGGGTGCTCCCTGGCTCATTCATGCAG AAACTGAAGCTGTCCATCACACCATACAACCtgaatgaaatgtcaaaaatgccGTATTatgagaggggaggaagagacagaTATCCAGCCATAGTTGTCATCAGCTCCAACATCCATCTACCTGAAAAACCTCCTACTCAGACCAACTTCTAA
- the LOC122888446 gene encoding flotillin-2a isoform X2 has translation MGNCHTVGPNEALVVSGGCCGSDQKTYVVGGWSWAWWLISDIQRMSLEVMTILCRCENIETSEGVPLDVTGVAQVKVMTENELLGYACEQFLGKSVVEIKSVILQTLEGHLRAILGTLTVEQIYQDRDKFATLVREVAAPDVGRMGIEILSFTIKDVYDKVEYLSSLGKTQTAAVQRDADIGVAEAERDAGIREAECKKEMMDVKFLADTKMADSKRELEMQKASFNQEVNTKKAEAQLAYELQAAKEQQKIRLEEIEIEVVQRKKLITIEEKEIVRTDKELIATVKRPAEAEAYKMQQLAEGQKTKKVLTAQAEAEKIRFIGEAEAASIEAVGKAEAEKMRLKAEAYQQYGEAAKTALVLEALPKIASKVAAPLSKTNEIVILSGDGSRVTGEVNRLLAELPVSVNALTGVDVTKIPLLQKMISPQCQTAM, from the exons ATGGGAAACTGCCACACCGTTGGACCAAATGAGGCCCTTGTGGTTTCAG GTGGCTGCTGTGGCTCAGATCAGAAGACATATGTTGTGGGAGGCTGGTCTTGGGCCTGGTGGCTAATCTCTGACATCCAGAG AATGTCTCTGGAGGTTATGACCATCCTCTGTCGCTGTGAGAATATCGAAACTTCGGAGGGTGTTCCCCTGGATGTGACAGGGGTGGCTCAG GTGAAGgtgatgacagaaaatgaactgTTGGGTTACGCCTGCGAACAGTTCCTGGGGAAGTCAGTCGTGGAGATCAAGAGTGTCATCCTGCAGACCCTCGAGGGTCACCTGCGTGCCATCCTTG GCACCCTAACTGTTGAGCAGATTTACCAAGACAGAGACAAATTTGCCACTCTGGTGCGAGAGGTGGCAGCACCTGATGTCGGCCGCATGGGCATCGAGATCCTCAGCTTCACCATCAAG GATGTATATGATAAAGTGGAGTACCTGAGCTCACTGGGCAAAACTCAGACAGCTGCGGTACAGAGGGATGCAGACATCGGAGtggcagaggcagagagagatgcTGGCATCAGG GAAGCTGAGTGTAAGAAAGAAATGATGGATGTTAAGTTCCTAGCTGACACAAAAATGGCCGACTCCAAACGAGAGCTGGAAATGCAGAAAGCTTCCTTTAATCAGGAAGTGAACACAAAG AAAGCAGAGGCTCAGCTGGCGTATGAGCTGCAGGCGGCCAAAGAGCAGCAGAAGATCCGTCTGGAGGAGATCGAAATCGAGGTGGTGCAGAGGAAGAAGCTGATCACTATTGAGGAGAAGGAGATCGTCCGCACTGACAAGGAGCTCATCGCCACTGTGAAGAGACCTGCCGAGGCTGAAGCCTACAAGATGCAGCAGCTGGCTGAGGGACAGAA GACAAAGAAGGTGCTGACGGCgcaggcagaggcagagaagaTCCGCTTTATCGGTGAGGCAGAGGCTGCCTCCATTGAAGCGGTGGGGAAGGCAGAGGCTGAGAAGATGAGGCTGAAAGCTGAAGCCTACCAGCAGTACGGCGAGGCTGCCAAGACAGCTTTGGTCCTAGAGGCTCTACCAAAG ATTGCCAGTAAGGTGGCTGCACCCCTGTCCAAGACCAATGAGATTGTGATCCTGAGTGGAGACGGCAGCCGCGTGACTGGAGAGGTGAACCGTCTATTAGCTGAACTCCCTGTTTCCGTCAACGCCCTCACTGGGGTGGATGTGACTAAG ATCCCTCTGCTCCAGAAGATGATCAGCCCACAGTGCCAAACAGCCATGTGA
- the LOC122888446 gene encoding flotillin-2a isoform X1, translating into MGNCHTVGPNEALVVSGGCCGSDQKTYVVGGWSWAWWLISDIQRITLEIMTLQPKCEDVETAEGVAITVTGVAQVKVMTENELLGYACEQFLGKSVVEIKSVILQTLEGHLRAILGTLTVEQIYQDRDKFATLVREVAAPDVGRMGIEILSFTIKDVYDKVEYLSSLGKTQTAAVQRDADIGVAEAERDAGIREAECKKEMMDVKFLADTKMADSKRELEMQKASFNQEVNTKKAEAQLAYELQAAKEQQKIRLEEIEIEVVQRKKLITIEEKEIVRTDKELIATVKRPAEAEAYKMQQLAEGQKTKKVLTAQAEAEKIRFIGEAEAASIEAVGKAEAEKMRLKAEAYQQYGEAAKTALVLEALPKIASKVAAPLSKTNEIVILSGDGSRVTGEVNRLLAELPVSVNALTGVDVTKIPLLQKMISPQCQTAM; encoded by the exons ATGGGAAACTGCCACACCGTTGGACCAAATGAGGCCCTTGTGGTTTCAG GTGGCTGCTGTGGCTCAGATCAGAAGACATATGTTGTGGGAGGCTGGTCTTGGGCCTGGTGGCTAATCTCTGACATCCAGAG GATAACGCTTGAGATTATGACCCTGCAGCCCAAGTGTGAGGATGTAGAGACAGCGGAGGGTGTAGCTATTACTGTCACTGGGGTGGCTCAG GTGAAGgtgatgacagaaaatgaactgTTGGGTTACGCCTGCGAACAGTTCCTGGGGAAGTCAGTCGTGGAGATCAAGAGTGTCATCCTGCAGACCCTCGAGGGTCACCTGCGTGCCATCCTTG GCACCCTAACTGTTGAGCAGATTTACCAAGACAGAGACAAATTTGCCACTCTGGTGCGAGAGGTGGCAGCACCTGATGTCGGCCGCATGGGCATCGAGATCCTCAGCTTCACCATCAAG GATGTATATGATAAAGTGGAGTACCTGAGCTCACTGGGCAAAACTCAGACAGCTGCGGTACAGAGGGATGCAGACATCGGAGtggcagaggcagagagagatgcTGGCATCAGG GAAGCTGAGTGTAAGAAAGAAATGATGGATGTTAAGTTCCTAGCTGACACAAAAATGGCCGACTCCAAACGAGAGCTGGAAATGCAGAAAGCTTCCTTTAATCAGGAAGTGAACACAAAG AAAGCAGAGGCTCAGCTGGCGTATGAGCTGCAGGCGGCCAAAGAGCAGCAGAAGATCCGTCTGGAGGAGATCGAAATCGAGGTGGTGCAGAGGAAGAAGCTGATCACTATTGAGGAGAAGGAGATCGTCCGCACTGACAAGGAGCTCATCGCCACTGTGAAGAGACCTGCCGAGGCTGAAGCCTACAAGATGCAGCAGCTGGCTGAGGGACAGAA GACAAAGAAGGTGCTGACGGCgcaggcagaggcagagaagaTCCGCTTTATCGGTGAGGCAGAGGCTGCCTCCATTGAAGCGGTGGGGAAGGCAGAGGCTGAGAAGATGAGGCTGAAAGCTGAAGCCTACCAGCAGTACGGCGAGGCTGCCAAGACAGCTTTGGTCCTAGAGGCTCTACCAAAG ATTGCCAGTAAGGTGGCTGCACCCCTGTCCAAGACCAATGAGATTGTGATCCTGAGTGGAGACGGCAGCCGCGTGACTGGAGAGGTGAACCGTCTATTAGCTGAACTCCCTGTTTCCGTCAACGCCCTCACTGGGGTGGATGTGACTAAG ATCCCTCTGCTCCAGAAGATGATCAGCCCACAGTGCCAAACAGCCATGTGA
- the LOC122888446 gene encoding flotillin-2a isoform X3, whose protein sequence is MTENELLGYACEQFLGKSVVEIKSVILQTLEGHLRAILGTLTVEQIYQDRDKFATLVREVAAPDVGRMGIEILSFTIKDVYDKVEYLSSLGKTQTAAVQRDADIGVAEAERDAGIREAECKKEMMDVKFLADTKMADSKRELEMQKASFNQEVNTKKAEAQLAYELQAAKEQQKIRLEEIEIEVVQRKKLITIEEKEIVRTDKELIATVKRPAEAEAYKMQQLAEGQKTKKVLTAQAEAEKIRFIGEAEAASIEAVGKAEAEKMRLKAEAYQQYGEAAKTALVLEALPKIASKVAAPLSKTNEIVILSGDGSRVTGEVNRLLAELPVSVNALTGVDVTKIPLLQKMISPQCQTAM, encoded by the exons atgacagaaaatgaactgTTGGGTTACGCCTGCGAACAGTTCCTGGGGAAGTCAGTCGTGGAGATCAAGAGTGTCATCCTGCAGACCCTCGAGGGTCACCTGCGTGCCATCCTTG GCACCCTAACTGTTGAGCAGATTTACCAAGACAGAGACAAATTTGCCACTCTGGTGCGAGAGGTGGCAGCACCTGATGTCGGCCGCATGGGCATCGAGATCCTCAGCTTCACCATCAAG GATGTATATGATAAAGTGGAGTACCTGAGCTCACTGGGCAAAACTCAGACAGCTGCGGTACAGAGGGATGCAGACATCGGAGtggcagaggcagagagagatgcTGGCATCAGG GAAGCTGAGTGTAAGAAAGAAATGATGGATGTTAAGTTCCTAGCTGACACAAAAATGGCCGACTCCAAACGAGAGCTGGAAATGCAGAAAGCTTCCTTTAATCAGGAAGTGAACACAAAG AAAGCAGAGGCTCAGCTGGCGTATGAGCTGCAGGCGGCCAAAGAGCAGCAGAAGATCCGTCTGGAGGAGATCGAAATCGAGGTGGTGCAGAGGAAGAAGCTGATCACTATTGAGGAGAAGGAGATCGTCCGCACTGACAAGGAGCTCATCGCCACTGTGAAGAGACCTGCCGAGGCTGAAGCCTACAAGATGCAGCAGCTGGCTGAGGGACAGAA GACAAAGAAGGTGCTGACGGCgcaggcagaggcagagaagaTCCGCTTTATCGGTGAGGCAGAGGCTGCCTCCATTGAAGCGGTGGGGAAGGCAGAGGCTGAGAAGATGAGGCTGAAAGCTGAAGCCTACCAGCAGTACGGCGAGGCTGCCAAGACAGCTTTGGTCCTAGAGGCTCTACCAAAG ATTGCCAGTAAGGTGGCTGCACCCCTGTCCAAGACCAATGAGATTGTGATCCTGAGTGGAGACGGCAGCCGCGTGACTGGAGAGGTGAACCGTCTATTAGCTGAACTCCCTGTTTCCGTCAACGCCCTCACTGGGGTGGATGTGACTAAG ATCCCTCTGCTCCAGAAGATGATCAGCCCACAGTGCCAAACAGCCATGTGA
- the eral1 gene encoding GTPase Era, mitochondrial isoform X1 — protein sequence MAFRVCGRLFRESAVLSRRVVVSARQESASWLLTPGNAACSRGGRNGFIFTPACFITSEAFLNRLMKGKAAEADSSLHRLPASVPPDSGEQLSLLLRHPDQPDNAKVLKVAIIGAPNAGKSTLSNQLLGRKVFAVSKKVHTTRSRALGVLTEDDTQIILLDTPGLTTLSKVKRHQLEKSLLVDPWNTVKEADLMVVMVDVADRWMCNRLDFEVLKCLAQHPDIPAILILNKVDLVEAKDRLLDITAELTCGMVNGRRMRVRPVIKPPWAEKRPERDSELSPDEDSAGPEGSAEPNTLLSKEQLKALRSQQGWPHFKDVFMLSSVDREDVDTLKSYFMVAAKPGSWQYHSEVLTDQSPEEVCTNIIREKLLEHLPQEVPYTMTQSVELWQDGENCELNISVKLYAKKDTHMRMVIGTAGQMVARIAREASEDLSQVFLREVKLKLSVKLKK from the exons GAAACGCTGCCTGCAGCCGAGGAGGGAGGAACGGATTTATCTTCACTCCTGCTTGCTTTATTACATCAGAGGCATTTCTCAACAGACTGATGAAAGGCAAAGCAGCCGAGGCAGACAGCAGTTTACATCGCCTTCCAGCCTCGGTTCCCCCAGACAGTG gtgaaCAGTTGTCTTTGTTACTGAGACATCCAGATCAGCCTGACAATGCAAAGGTTTTGAAAGTGGCCATAATAGGTGCCCCAAATGCTGGGAAGTCCACATTGTCCAATCAGCTCCTTGGCAGAAAG GTGTTTGCTGTGTCCAAGAAAGTACACACTACACGGTCACGTGCCCTGGGCGTCCTAACAGAGGATGATACACAGATA atattacTGGACACTCCGGGTCTCACCACTCtgtcaaaggtcaaaag ACACCAGTTGGAGAAGTCTTTGCTCGTGGATCCCTGGAACACAGTCAAAGAAGCTGACTTAA TGGTAGTCATGGTGGATGTGGCAGACAGATGGATGTGCAACAGGCTTGACTTCGAGGTGCTCAAATGCCTGGCCCAGCACCCTGACATCCCTGCAATCCTGATCCTCAATAAG GTAGACCTGGTCGAGGCTAAGGACAGGCTGCTGGATATCACAGCGGAGCTGACATGTGGAATGGTGAACGGACGCAGAATGCGGGTCAGGCCAGTGATCAAGCCTCCGTGGGCTGAAAAGAGGCCAGAGAGGGATTCAGAGTTATCGCCTGACGAGGACAGCGCAGGGCCTGAGGGTAGCGCTGAGCCAAACACTTTGCTGAGCAAAGAGCAACTGAAGGCGCTGAGGAGCCAGCAGGGCTGGCCTCACTTCAAGGATGTCTTCATGCTCTCGTCTGTGGATAGAGAGGACGTGGACACGCTGAAG AGCTACTTTATGGTTGCGGCCAAGCCGGGATCGTGGCAGTACCACAGTGAGGTCCTGACTGACCAGAGTCCAGAGGAAGTCTGCACCAACATCATCAGAGAGAAGCTTCTGGAGCATCTGCCCCAGGAAGTGCCCTACACAATGACACAG tctgttgAACTCTGGCAAGATGGAGAAAATTGTGAGCTCAATATTTCTGTGAAACTTTATGCCAAGAAAGACACTCACATG AGGATGGTGATCGGCACAGCCGGCCAGATGGTAGCACGGATCGCTCGAGAGGCCAGTGAGGACCTGAGCCAGGTCTTCCTGAGGGAAGTAAAGCTGAAGCTCTCAGTCAAGCTGAAGAAGTGA
- the eral1 gene encoding GTPase Era, mitochondrial isoform X2 encodes MAFRVCGRLFRESAVLSRRVVVSARQESASWLLTPGNAACSRGGRNGFIFTPACFITSEAFLNRLMKGKAAEADSSLHRLPASVPPDSGEQLSLLLRHPDQPDNAKVLKVAIIGAPNAGKSTLSNQLLGRKVFAVSKKVHTTRSRALGVLTEDDTQIILLDTPGLTTLSKVKRHQLEKSLLVDPWNTVKEADLMVVMVDVADRWMCNRLDFEVLKCLAQHPDIPAILILNKVDLVEAKDRLLDITAELTCGMVNGRRMRVRPVIKPPWAEKRPERDSELSPDEDSAGPEGSAEPNTLLSKEQLKALRSQQGWPHFKDVFMLSSVDREDVDTLKSYFMVAAKPGSWQYHSEVLTDQSPEEVCTNIIREKLLEHLPQEVPYTMTQSVELWQDGENCELNISVKLYAKKDTHM; translated from the exons GAAACGCTGCCTGCAGCCGAGGAGGGAGGAACGGATTTATCTTCACTCCTGCTTGCTTTATTACATCAGAGGCATTTCTCAACAGACTGATGAAAGGCAAAGCAGCCGAGGCAGACAGCAGTTTACATCGCCTTCCAGCCTCGGTTCCCCCAGACAGTG gtgaaCAGTTGTCTTTGTTACTGAGACATCCAGATCAGCCTGACAATGCAAAGGTTTTGAAAGTGGCCATAATAGGTGCCCCAAATGCTGGGAAGTCCACATTGTCCAATCAGCTCCTTGGCAGAAAG GTGTTTGCTGTGTCCAAGAAAGTACACACTACACGGTCACGTGCCCTGGGCGTCCTAACAGAGGATGATACACAGATA atattacTGGACACTCCGGGTCTCACCACTCtgtcaaaggtcaaaag ACACCAGTTGGAGAAGTCTTTGCTCGTGGATCCCTGGAACACAGTCAAAGAAGCTGACTTAA TGGTAGTCATGGTGGATGTGGCAGACAGATGGATGTGCAACAGGCTTGACTTCGAGGTGCTCAAATGCCTGGCCCAGCACCCTGACATCCCTGCAATCCTGATCCTCAATAAG GTAGACCTGGTCGAGGCTAAGGACAGGCTGCTGGATATCACAGCGGAGCTGACATGTGGAATGGTGAACGGACGCAGAATGCGGGTCAGGCCAGTGATCAAGCCTCCGTGGGCTGAAAAGAGGCCAGAGAGGGATTCAGAGTTATCGCCTGACGAGGACAGCGCAGGGCCTGAGGGTAGCGCTGAGCCAAACACTTTGCTGAGCAAAGAGCAACTGAAGGCGCTGAGGAGCCAGCAGGGCTGGCCTCACTTCAAGGATGTCTTCATGCTCTCGTCTGTGGATAGAGAGGACGTGGACACGCTGAAG AGCTACTTTATGGTTGCGGCCAAGCCGGGATCGTGGCAGTACCACAGTGAGGTCCTGACTGACCAGAGTCCAGAGGAAGTCTGCACCAACATCATCAGAGAGAAGCTTCTGGAGCATCTGCCCCAGGAAGTGCCCTACACAATGACACAG tctgttgAACTCTGGCAAGATGGAGAAAATTGTGAGCTCAATATTTCTGTGAAACTTTATGCCAAGAAAGACACTCACATG taa